In one window of Miscanthus floridulus cultivar M001 chromosome 12, ASM1932011v1, whole genome shotgun sequence DNA:
- the LOC136498071 gene encoding anther-specific protein RTS-like, protein MKAVVAAMLLLLALVVAAVNAGHDDHHHRGHGGHRRSSVAGLTQCVTICGSRVTSCMLDCYQPLIDLDPVELPVCLLKCTNDAMICASGCPVTGNV, encoded by the coding sequence ATGAAGGCTGTCGTCGCGGCGATGCTTCTGCTGCTGGCGCTCGTGGTCGCGGCGGTGAACGCAGGCCATGACGACCACCACCACCGCGGCCACGGCGGCCACCGGCGGTCCTCTGTGGCCGGGCTGACGCAGTGCGTCACCATCTGCGGGTCCCGGGTGACCTCCTGCATGCTGGACTGCTACCAGCCGCTGATCGACCTGGACCCCGTGGAGCTGCCCGTCTGCCTCCTCAAGTGCACCAACGACGCCATGATCTGCGCCTCCGGCTGCCCCGTCACCGGGAACGTCTAG
- the LOC136495347 gene encoding protein GL2-INTERACTING REPRESSOR 2-like: MSEQGKRPTMAGGGSAAESPASSCVSSDAEDEVVVQPKPMVVVGCPQCLMYVMLSGEEQQPKCPRCKSPVLLHFLRAGDHGGDDINGKLPAGRQ, encoded by the coding sequence ATGAGCGAGCAGGGCAAGAGGCCGACGATGGCCGGCGGCGGTTCGGCGGCAGAGTCGCCGGCGAGCTCGTGCGTGTCGTCGGACGCGGAGGACGAGGTGGTGGTGCAGCCGAAGccgatggtggtggtggggtgCCCGCAGTGCCTCATGTACGTGATGCTGTCCGGGGAGGAGCAGCAGCCCAAGTGCCCGCGGTGCAAGAGCCCCGTGCTGCTTCACTTCCTCCGCGCCGGCGACCACGGCGGCGACGACATCAACGGCAagctgccggccggccggcagtAA
- the LOC136498070 gene encoding uncharacterized protein, with the protein MPSSSAAAMARPSSRPSSSSSCSASKPRKPSPSPSPSPATAPKHKTVGSSRRRSPLSDLNSRDASAAASSGSRSRARSASTPRIPKRPDSNPRPGTRGPDRLPDKESRTRAQRCAGQEPRMGGQEPIGARINKIGPAAGKKQWPAKDEQLDQFHALTPEKKADSEATPSTGATPPVHASISPEVAAACGSATPACFAAGHHVVPGVGDRRKCRPRGILAIAGEGLTSQDLDEEPSRASIHWLSSPSGAEAWTSSTKCGNEEASVNWLASPRDEGGVDLLEDEIFEPRCSSEDAFWRFSPDCTGLLGSPLLSGLLDFGTPASEMSGATPSSGFLPAQKTPSSGDSISPFSLIVKRASRSSSRFRTLCAQQGLGSSYRYDSAADPTPISGESRHDSVSNGTRSGFTRTGSRPLKMMECLEMMSLSLRPGDDDYEGNGTPPAPLPELSFQFAGAPTPLESIDLTSFKRSPRDIELKAETSFRKSVMADTRISWREGLVSRMFDIGDLDCCKWLSDDEGSPVLSLTEEALADCTNSQPGNGCCLHGSGDQQEACGFGSVEFSCIGDEPNNNSIKASPNHVSVAETMNTEGFELVTSDDSDWTLFYKNYLFES; encoded by the coding sequence AtgccctcctcctccgccgccgccatggccaggcCATCATCCcgtccatcctcctcctcctcctgctccgccTCCAAGCCCCGGAAGCCCTCACCGTCCCCTTCCCCATCCCCGGCGACGGCGCCCAAGCACAAGACCGTTGGTTcgagccgccgccgcagcccgctATCCGATCTCAACTCCAGggacgcctccgccgccgcctcctccgggTCCAGGTCCAGGGCCAGGTCCGCGTCCACCCCGCGGATCCCTAAGCGCCCCGACTCCAACCCCCGGCCCGGGACCAGGGGTCCGGACCGGCTCCCGGATAAGGAATCGAGGACCAGGGCGCAGAGATGCGCCGGGCAAGAGCCAAGGATGGGTGGGCAGGAGCCCATCGGTGCGCGGATCAACAAGATCGGGCCGGCCGCCGGCAAGAAGCAGTGGCCGGCGAAGGACGAGCAGCTGGATCAGTTCCACGCCTTGACGCCGGAGAAGAAAGCGGATTCCGAGGCCACGCCGTCTACCGGCGCGACGCCGCCGGTCCACGCGTCGATCTCGCCTGAGGTGGCCGCGGCGTGCGGGTCCGCGACGCCCGCGTGCTTCGCGGCGGGCCACCACGTCGTCCCCGGCGTCGGGGACCGCCGAAAGTGCCGGCCGCGGGGCATCCTGGCGATCGCGGGGGAGGGGTTGACCAGCCAGGACCTTGACGAGGAGCCGTCCCGCGCGTCCATCCACTGGCTTTCCTCGCCGTCGGGGGCGGAGGCCTGGACGTCCTCGACGAAATGCGGCAACGAGGAGGCGTCGGTGAACTGGCTGGCGTCCCCGCGCGACGAAGGCGGGGTGGACTTGCTCGAAGACGAGATCTTCGAGCCCAGATGCTCCTCGGAGGACGCGTTCTGGCGGTTCTCCCCGGACTGCACGGGGCTGTTAGGCTCGCCGCTGCTCAGCGGTCTGCTGGACTTCGGCACTCCGGCGTCGGAAATGTCCGGGGCGACGCCGTCGTCAGGTTTTCTCCCCGCGCAGAAGACGCCCAGCAGTGGCGATAGCATTAGTCCCTTCTCGCTCATTGTCAAGAGGGCATCGCGGTCCTCTTCCAGATTTCGGACTTTGTGTGCCCAGCAGGGACTGGGCAGCAGCTACCGGTATGATTCGGCTGCGGATCCGACACCAATTTCTGGCGAGTCAAGGCATGATAGTGTCAGCAATGGCACACGGTCAGGGTTTACAAGGACAGGCAGTCGTCCCCTGAAGATGATGGAATGTCTTGAAATGATGAGTTTGTCACTAAGGCCTGGGGACGATGACTATGAGGGAAATGGCACACCACCTGCGCCATTGCCTGAGCTTAGCTTCCAGTTTGCAGGAGCTCCGACGCCTCTGGAATCCATAGACTTGACCTCTTTTAAAAGGTCTCCTCGTGACATAGAATTGAAGGCAGAGACAAGTTTCCGAAAATCGGTCATGGCAGACACTCGGATCTCTTGGCGAGAGGGGCTTGTCAGCAGAATGTTTGATATCGGTGATTTGGATTGCTGCAAATGGCTATCTGATGATGAAGGTTCACCAGTGCTTTCGCTCACTGAAGAGGCTTTGGCAGATTGTACCAATTCTCAGCCAGGTAATGGTTGTTGCCTGCATGGGAGTGGCGACCAACAGGAAGCATGTGGCTTTGGCTCTGTTGAGTTCAGTTGTATTGGTGATGAACCGAACAATAATAGCATCAAGGCCTCTCCAAATCATGTTTCAGTTGCAGAGACCATGAATACAGAAGGATTTGAGCTTGTCACATCAGATGACTCTGATTGGACTCTCTTCTACAAGAATTACTTGTTTGAATCATGA